The sequence ACCACTTCCAGTGAAAAGAGGCCCACGACCACGAAGCGGGGATCCTCCTCCCAAAAGATCTGCCCCCTTAGGACCAGTTCACAGCAGCAGTGGAATGGGAGGAAGAGCTCCTATGTCATGCGGAAGAGATAGCTATGGAGGGCCACCACGAAGGGAACCCCTGCCCTCTCATAGAGATGTTTCTTTGTCTCCAAGAGATGATGGATATTCTACTAAAGACAGCTATTCAAGCAGAGATTATGCAAGTTCTAGCGATGCAAGAGATTATGCACCACCACCAAGAGATTATACATACCGTGATTATGGTCATTCCAGTTCACGTGATGACTATCCATCAAGAGGCTATAGTGATAGAGGTGGCTATGGTCGTGATCGAGACTATTCAGATCATCCGAGTGGAGGGTCCTACAGAAATTCATATGAGAGTTACGGTAACTCACGTAATGCTCCACCTACACGAGGGCCCCACCATCTTATGGTGGAAGCAGTCGCTATGATGATTACAGCAGCTCATATGACAGATATGGTGGAAGTCGAGACAGTTACTCAAGCAGCTGAAGTGATCTCTACTCAAGTGGTCGTGATCATGTTGGCAGACAAGAAAGAGGGCTTCCCCCTTCTATGGAAAGGGGGCATCCTCCTCGTGATTCCTACAGCAGTTCAAGCTGTGGAGAACCAAGAGGTGGTGGCCATGGAGGAAGCCGATCTGATAGAGGGGGAGGCAGAAGCAGATACTAAAATCAAACACAACTTTGGACCAAAATCCCTGTTCAAAGAAACAAAGTGGAAACTGCTATAACTACCCAAGGACTACTAAGGAAAAATTGtgttacctttttttaaatttcctgttaAGTTCCTCTCCATAATTCTTATGTTCTTGTGAGCAAAAAGTAaaacatgtttaattttatttgatttatgaAATTGCTTTCAACAAGCGAATGTTAAATGTGTGAGACTTGACTTGTGTATTAGTGTTGTAATCTTCCAAGTAAAAGTGTTCCTAAAGGCCACTTTATATCTGATTTTTCCCAGTAAATGGGCAAGCACTCCTAAGAGCTTCCACAAACATCTAGCCATCTAAAATGGAGAGATGAATCTTTCTGCTTATACAAACAAGCTAGATATTAGAGGGTGGTTGGGGTAATGCTACTCTTAGGATTTCAGGATGTCTTCAAACTGAACTCTCAATGTTCTCAGTATGAAAAACCTGAGATCAGATGcttatgtaaggaaaatgctcttCACCCAGTAAACCCAAAAAAGCAAATGTGTAGTTCTGGCCGTATTTTGTCTTTCTGACATTTTCTGAGGAATCTGCAAGAACTTCgccttttctccctctcccaaTAAGACTATTTAAGTGTGTGTTAAACAACTACAGAATACTAAATAAAAAAGTTTGGCCAAAACCAACCATGAagctgcaaaaacaaaaaaacaaacagcagcaacaacagcagcaacataCCCACTTTGATACCATACTTAAGAGTCAAAGACAATTGTTTTCCACTTAAGATGAGGAATAAGACAATGAGGTCTGCTCTTGCCCCTTCTACTAAACATTGTAGTGGAGGTTcaagccagggcaattaggcaagaaaaagaaatcaaaggtatCTGGATTTTAAAAGAAGAGGCAATACTAACGCTATTAGCATATGGCATGGTCTTGTATgcagaaaatcataaaaaatctacaagaaaactattagagctaataaatgagctcAGCAAGGTTACAGGATACATCAACAACATGCAAAAAAGTCAGTTGTCTTTCTATAAACTAGAATGAACAATtcaaagtgaaattaagaaagtaatttcatttataatagcattaaaaagaataaaatattttgaaataaactgaaCAAATTAATTCCAAAATTTGCagtctgaaaactataaaatgttggtgaaaaaaattagtgaatacctaagtaaatggaaagatatcatATAATCATGGATCAGAAGACCTAATATTCTCAAGATGGCAATTTTCCCCAAATcagtctacagattcaatgcaaactcAGCTTCCTTTTTTGTGGAATTTGACAAGCATatcctaaaatttatttggacaTGCACATGTGTTAGAATAcctaaaataatcttgaaaaaaaaaaaaaaaagaacaacgcTGGAGGACTCCTACTTCCTGGTTTCAAAACATTCTACAAAGACTGTATGGCACTGGAATAAGGATAGACAGatggatcaatggaatagaattgagacttcagaaataaaGCATCATATTTATGGTCTATTGATTTTTACAAGTGTGCCAAGAAAATTCAATAGGGAAGAAttctcttttcaacaaatagtgctaggacaactggatatccatatacaaaagaaagaaGCTGGACTCTTCCTTCCActatatacaaacattaactcaaaatggatcatgggcATAAATGTGAGAGTAAAAACTGTAAATTCTTGTAAGAAAATTTGgaagtaaaactttttttttttttttttttttttaaatcatcattttattgagatatattcacataccacgcagtcatacaaaacaaattgtactttcgattgtttacagtaccattacatagttgtacattcatcacctaaatcaatccctgacaccttcattagcatacacacaaaaataacaagaataataattagagtgaaaaagagcaattgaagtaaaaaagaacactgggtacctttgtctgtctgtttccctcccctacttttctacacatccatccataaactagacaaagtggtgtttggtccttatggctttcccaatcccattgtcacccctcataagctacatttttatacaactgtcttcgagattcatgggttctgggttgtagtttgatagtttcaggtatccaccaccagctaccccaattctttagaacctaaaaagggttgtctaaagtgtgcataagagtgcccaccagagtgacctctcggctccttttggaatctctctgccactgaagcttatttcatttcctttcacatcccccttttggtcaagaagatgttctccgtcccacggtgccaggtctacattcctccctgggagtcatattccacgttgccagggagattcacttccctgggtgtctgatcccacgtaggggggagggcagtgatttcacctttcaagttggcttagccagagagagagggccacatctgagcaacaaagaggcattcaggaggagactcttaggcacaaatacagggaggcctagcctctcctttgcagcaaccgtcttcccaagggtaaaacttatggtagagggctcaacccatcaaaccaccagtcccctatgtctgtggtcatgttagcaaccatggttgtggggtaggcgaatacccctgcattctccacaggctcctcaagggggcactacatctttttttttttttttttccccttgtttgtctttttttcttttttttttttttttaactttcccttcttttttcaaatcacctgtatgaaaaaaaaagttaaaaagaaaacaaacatacaataaaagagcatttcaaagagaccatagcaagggagtaagaaaaagacaactaacctaagataactgcttaacttccaacatgttcctactttaccccaagaaagttacataatatagcaacatttcagtgaacttgttcctactacaaccatcagaaattaacagaccatagtcatttctgggcatccccagaacgttaaatagcttatctgttcttcctggattattgttcccccttccttaattgctctctactgctagttcccctacattctacattataaaccatttgttttacatttttcaaagttcacattagtggtagcatataatatttctctttttgtgcctggcttatttcgctcagcattatgtcttcaaggttcatccatgttgtcatatgtttcaccagatcgttccttcttactgccgcgtagtattccatcgtgtgtatataccacattttatttatccactcatctgttgaaggacatttgggttgtttccatctcttggcaattgtgaataatgctgctatgaacattggcgtgcagatatctgttcgtgtcactgctttccgatcttccgggtatataccgaggagtgcaatcgctggatcgaatggtagctctatatctagttttctaaggaactgccagactgacttccagagtggatgaaccattatacagtcccaccaacaatgaataagagttccaatttctccacatcccctccagcatttgtagtttcctgtttgtttaatggcagccattctaaccggtgttagatggtatctcattgtggtcttaatttgcatctctctaatagctagtgaagctgaacattttttcatgtgtttcttggtcatttgtatttcctcttcagagaactgtcttttcatatcttttgcccattttataattgggctgtctgtactattgtcattgagttgtaggatttctttgtatatgcaagatatcagtcttttgtcagatacatggtttccaaaaattttttcccattgagttggctgcctctttacctttttgagaaattcctttgaggtgcagaaacttctaagcttgaggagttcccatttatctattttctcttttgttgcttgtgctttgggtgtaaagtctaggaagtggcctcctaatacaaggtcttgaagatgttttcctacattatcttctaggagttttatggtactttcttttatattgagatctttggtccattttgagttaatttttgtgtagggggtgaggtaggggtcctctttcattcttttggatatggatatccaactctcccagccccatttgttgaaaagaccattatggctcagttcggtgactttgggggccttatcaaagatcagttggccatagatctgagggtctatctctgaattctcaattcgattccattgatctatatgtctatctttgtgccagtaccatgctgtcttggcaactgtggctttataataagcttcaaagtcagggagtgtaagtcctcccacttcgtttttcttttttagagtgtctttagcaattcgaggcatcttccctttccaaataaatttgataactagcttttccaagtctgcaaagtaggttgttggaattttgattgggattgcattgaatctgtagatgagtttgggtagaattgacatcttaatgacatttagccttcctatccatgaacatggaatatttttccatcttttaaggtccccttctatttcttttagtagagttatgtagttttctttgtataggtcttttacatctttggttaagttgattcctaggtacttgatttttttagttgctattgaaaatggtatctttttcttgagtgtctcttcagtttgttcatttctagcatatagaaacattactgacttatgtgcattaatcttgtatcccgctactttgctaaatttgtttattagctctagtaggtgtatcgttgatttctcagggttttctagatataagatcatatcatctgcaaacaatgacagttttacttcttcttttccaatttggatgccttttatttctttgtcttgccggattgccctggctagcacttccagcacaatgttgaataacagtggtgacagcgggcatccttgtcttgttcctgatcttagagggaaggctttcagtctctcaccattgagtactatgctggctgtgggtttttcatatatgctctttatcatgttgaggaagtttccttcaattcctaccttttgaagtgtttttatcaaaaagggatgttggattttgtcaaatgctttttcagcatctattgagatgatcaattgatttttccctttcgagtttttaatgtgttgtaatacattgattgtttttctgatgttgaaccatccttgcatgcctggaatgaaccccacttggtcatggtgtatgatttttttaatgtgtctttggattcgatttgcaagtattttgttgaggatttttgcatctatattcattagggagattggccggtagttttccttttttgtagcatctttgcctggttttggtattagattgatgttagcttcataaaatgagttaggtagtgttccatttttttcaatgttttgaaagagtttgagtaagattggtgtcagttctttctggaaagtttggtagaattcccctgtgaagccatctggccctgggcatttatttgtgggaagatttttgatgactgattggatctctttgcttgtgatgggttggttgaggtcttctatttcttctctggtcagtctaggttgttcatatgtttccaggaaattgtccatttcttctacattatccagtttgttgccatacagttgttcataatatcctcttataatttttttaatttcttcaggatctgcagttatgtcacctttttcattcattattttgtttatatgggtcttctctctttttgattttgtcagtctagctaggggcttgtcaatcttgttgatcttctcaaagaaccaacttttggtgatatttatcctttctattgtttttttgttctctatgtcatttatttctgctttaatccttgttatttcttttcttctacttggtttaggattggtttgctgttcattttctagcttcttcagttgatccattagttctttgattttggctctttcttcctttttaatatatgcgtttagtgctataaatttcccccttagcactgcttttgctgcatcccataggttttggtatgttgtgttctcattttcattcgtctctatatatttagcaatttctcttgctatttcttctttaacccactgattgtttaggagtgtgttgtttaacctccaggtatttgtgaattttctaagtctctgatggttattgacttctaattgtattccattgtggtcagagaatgtgctttgaatgatttcaatctttttaaatttattgaggcttgttttatgtcccagcatatgatctattctggagaaagttccgtgagcactagaaaagtatgtgtatcctggtgatttgggatgtaatgtcctgtagatgtctgttaaatctaattcatttatcagattgtttaggttttcaatttccttattggtcttctgtctggttgatctatctataggagagagtgatgtgttgaagtctcccacaattattgtggaaacatcaattgcttcctttagttttgccaatgtttctctcatgtattttgtggcaccttgattgggtgcatagacatttacgattgttatttcttcttgctgaattgccccttttattagtatgtagtggccttctttgtctctcaaaacatccctgcatttgaagtctattttatctgagattaatattgctacacctgctttcttttggctgtagcttgcatgaaatatttttttccatcctttcactttcaatttctttgtgtccctgtgtctaagatgagtctcttgtatgcaacatattgatggttcattttttttgatccattctgcgaatctatatcttttaattggggagtttaatccatttacattcaacgttaaaaccgtgaaggcatttcttgaatcggccatcttatcctttggattatgtttgccatatttttccctctctctattaatatcctttattgtacccataccgaatctctttagtactgaacctttctccaagtctctctgtcctgtctttgtttctctgtctgtagggctccctttagtatctccagtagggcaggtctcttgttagcaaattctctcagcatttctttgtctgtgaaaaatttaagctctccctcaaatttgaaggagagctttgctggataaagtattcttggctggaaattcctctctctcagaattttaaatatatcgtgccattgccttctcgcctccatggtggctgctgagtagtcactacttagtcttatgctgtttcctttgtatgtggtgaattgcttttctcttgctgctttcagaacttgctccttctcttctatgtttgacagtgtgatcagtatatgtctcggagtgggtttttttggatttattctatttggagttcgctgagcatttatgatttgtgtatttatgttgtttagaagatttgggaagttttccacaacaatttctttgaatactcttcctagacctttacccttttcttccccttctgggacaccaatgagtcttatattcggacgcttcatattatctatcatatctctgaggtccatttcgagtttttcaatttttttccccattctttcttttatgctttcattttccattctgtcatcttccaggtcactgattcgttgttcaacttcctctagtcttgtactatgagtgtccagaatctttttaatttggtcaacagtttctttaatttccataagatcatccatttttttatttagtcttgcaatgtcttctttatgctcttctagggtcttcttgatttccttcatatcccgtactagggtctcattgttcatctttagttctttgagtagctgctctaggtgtgtctcttctggtcttttgatttgggtgcttgggcttgggttatccatatcgtctggttttttcatatgctttataattttctgttgtttttggcctcgtggcatttgctgtccttgatagggttctttcagggtttgcagaccagttgaagtccctatctctaatttatcagatctacagcttcgtggagtacactttctctaactaaccagcaggtggcgtccacgagccacctgttctccacaagccagatctcccctgcttagcctttttggtgagtgggggagtgagtcttgtggggcccaattggtgtcccaagcttgcgtgtgtagttggtgttgcctgccctgtatgtggggcgtgtttctgggcagtcggggagggggggtggccctaacaatcaaatctccctgatgatcctagagttttaaagctactgcaatagtctaatccttcagttcagtcctgccacagtttgtctctgccactgacccacaagtctttggtattggcgtatggctcctgagacttgcaagtgggcccctcttccaggctgtgcaccccgggtcctctgttgagggatgactgtgctatgtcacaggtgagtgccgtccccccagggcagttctgggctgctgggctgtgttgggaggctcccagtctgctcaaatgatggctgaatggggctctgttaattcacactgctcccccttcccagctctgggacattcagctgaggttgcagggaaggctaatgtccacgcccagttttgtggtgtgtgcctgttatttgaagcacttccgtcacactgggttgtctggggcagctctgggctatggggctggcgatgggcaggagtgtttcctgtccaccaggatggtggctgtgagcggacaccccccttttcttgggaagttgtgttgtttagtgaattttctcagccactggattattgccttttgtctcagagctctcttatttctgctcttgacttgacgtgcccaaatttcaattctttgaagctttctgtattgagcttcttagagtaattgttttagaaaaagcaaaaaggatttaaaaaaaaaaaaaaaaaaaaaaaaaaaaaaaaaaaaaaaaaaacggccctc is a genomic window of Choloepus didactylus isolate mChoDid1 chromosome 17, mChoDid1.pri, whole genome shotgun sequence containing:
- the LOC119512352 gene encoding LOW QUALITY PROTEIN: RNA-binding motif protein, X chromosome-like (The sequence of the model RefSeq protein was modified relative to this genomic sequence to represent the inferred CDS: inserted 1 base in 1 codon; substituted 1 base at 1 genomic stop codon), with translation MKDQETNKSRGFAFVTFESPADAKDAARDMNGKSLDGKAIKVEQATKPSFDSGRRGPALPPRSRGPPRGLRGGRGGRGGTKGPPSRGGHTHDGGYSMSFNMSSSRGPLPVKRGPRPRSGDPPPKRSAPLGPVHSSSGMGGRAPMSCGRDSYGGPPRREPLPSHRDVSLSPRDDGYSTKDSYSSRDYASSSDARDYAPPPRDYTYRDYGHSSSRDDYPSRGYSDRGGYGRDRDYSDHPSGGSYRNSYESYGNSRNAPPTRGXPPSYGGSSRYDDYSSSYDRYGGSRDSYSSSXSDLYSSGRDHVGRQERGLPPSMERGHPPRDSYSSSSCGEPRGGGHGGSRSDRGGGRSRY